One genomic window of Pseudomonas sp. LFM046 includes the following:
- a CDS encoding AraC family transcriptional regulator codes for MLQTDIATMRYAVEPPRRGLDPWQRERALALLLEHLDVGIDVTTLARACGLSRSDFSRKFKVSTEHSPQAWLRLQRVEKAKRLLAEARLPLAEIGLECGFCDQAHFCRIFTRLEGVTPRGWRRLAS; via the coding sequence CAGACCGACATTGCCACGATGCGGTACGCCGTCGAGCCGCCCAGACGCGGCCTCGACCCCTGGCAGCGCGAGCGTGCTCTTGCCCTGCTGCTAGAGCATCTGGACGTTGGCATCGACGTGACCACCCTGGCCCGCGCGTGTGGCCTTTCGCGCAGCGACTTCAGCCGCAAGTTCAAGGTCAGCACCGAGCATTCGCCGCAGGCCTGGCTGCGCTTGCAGCGCGTTGAAAAGGCCAAGCGCCTGCTGGCCGAGGCGCGTCTGCCACTGGCGGAAATCGGTCTGGAGTGCGGGTTCTGCGACCAGGCTCACTTCTGCCGGATCTTCACCCGGCTGGAAGGCGTCACGCCGCGGGGATGGCGGCGCCTGGCGAGTTGA